A genomic region of Maniola hyperantus chromosome 5, iAphHyp1.2, whole genome shotgun sequence contains the following coding sequences:
- the LOC117982457 gene encoding solute carrier family 35 member E1 homolog, with product MGTRRESAAVALLCAAWYALSAASNVVGKLLLTELPLPLTVSATQLAATAALSAPALAACGVRRAPAPSRATLLRVLLPLAAAKFLTTMFTQISIWKVPVSYAHTVKATTPLWTALLARALLGERVSRGVAAALLLIALGVGVASLTELQFDALGLAAALAAAALLSLQHLGSKHALRQPGLHPLRLLQLLSALALAPLLPAWLWAEGGALAAGVAPRAGALLAADGALAWLQALAAFSVLSRISPLGYAVASSAKRACVVAASLLLLRNPAPPLNLAGMALALLGVLAYNRARVRERAQPAARPLLPV from the exons ATGGGGACGCGGCGCGAGAGCGCGGCCGTGGCGCTGCTGTGCGCGGCGTGGTACGCGCTGAGCGCGGCCAGCAACGTGGTGGGCAAGCTGCTGCTCACGGAGCTGCCGCTGCCGCTGACGGTGAGCGCGACGCAGCTGGCGGCCACGGCGGCCCTCAGCGCGCCCGCGCTggcggcgtgcggcgtgcggcgcgCGCCGGCGCCGTCGCGCGCCACGCTGCTGCGCGTGCTGCTGCCGCTGGCCGCCGCCAAGTTCCTGACCACCATGTTCACGCAGATCTCCATCTGGAAGGTGCCCGTGTCCTACGCGCACACCG TGAAGGCGACCACGCCGCTGTGGACGGCGCTGCTGGCGCGCGCGCTGCTGGGCGAGCGCGTGTCGCGCGGCGTGGCGGCCGCGCTGCTGCTCATCGCGCTGGGCGTGGGCGTGGCCTCGCTCACCGAGCTGCAGTTCGACGCGCTGGGCCTGGCCGCGGCGCTGGCGGCCGCCGCGCTGCTCAGCCTGCAGCACCTGGGCAGCAAGCACGCGCTGCGCCAGCCGGGCCTGCACCCGCTGCGCCTGCTGCAGCTGCTGAGCGCGCTGGCGCTGGCGCCGCTGCTGCCGGCCTGGCTGTGGGCCGAGGGCGGCGCGCTGGCGGCGGGCGTGGCGCCGCGCGCGGGCGCGCTGCTGGCGGCGGACGGCGCGCTGGCGTGGCTGCAGGCGCTGGCCGCCTTCAGCGTGCTGTCGCGCATCTCGCCGCTGGGCTACGCCGTGGCGTCGAGCGCCAAGCGCGCGTGCGTCGTGGCCGCGTCGCTGCTGCTGCTGCGCAACCCCGCGCCGCCGCTCAACCTGGCCGGCATGGCGCTGGCGCTGCTGGGCGTGCTGGCCTACAACCGCGCGCGCGTGCGCGAGCGCGCGCAGCCCGCCGCGCGCCCGCTGCTGCCCGTGTGA
- the LOC117982456 gene encoding palmitoyltransferase ZDHHC18-like — translation MAGRRVTRKWEVFAGRNRFWCDGRLMTAPHPGVFLLTLALITGTCALHFAFDAPYLAARVSGALPAAGAALALVTLAALLRTALSDPGIIPRAAPPEADAEADAGAAARPPPRAREVLVRGRAVKLKYCFTCKMFRPPRASHCSLCDNCVERFDHHCPWVGNCVGRRNYRHFYLFVVSLAFLAVFVLACAAAHLALLARGAGLAAALRASPASALAAAVCFLAVWSVLGLAGFHTYLASTDQTTNEDIKGAFSSRRGATSPNPYSRGNACANCWHVLCGPLAPSLIDRRGLVAADELPPRFAQALCAQPPPQPPPPPPPPALHAYMNHSLDLDPVPLHEVCLASRAAVAPPAPRAAATRGALSASRLRLLHESTMIDAALDLDEPDLPPPRPHPPAHPPARAL, via the exons ATGGCCGGGCGGCGCGTGACGCGCAAGTGGGAGGTGTTCGCGGGCCGCAACCGCTTCTGGTGCGACGGGCGCCTCATGACGGCGCCGCACCCTGGCGTGTTCCTGCTCACGCTGGCGCTCATCACGGGCACGTGCGCGCTGCACTTCGCGTTCGACGCGCCCTACCTGGCGGCGCGCGTGTCGGGCGCGCTGCCGGCCGCGGGCGCCGCGCTGGCGCTGGTCACGCTGGCGGCGCTGCTGCGCACGGCGCTGTCGGACCCCGGCATCAtcccgcgcgccgcgccgcccgagGCGGACGCGGAGGCGGACGCGGGCGCCGCCGCCCggccgccgccgcgcgcgcgCGAGGTGCTGGTGCGCGGGCGCGCCGTCAAGCTCAAGTACTGCTTCACGTGCAAGATGTTCCGGCCGCCGCGCGCCAGCCACTGCTCGCTGTGCGACAACTGCGTGGAGCGCTTCGACCACCACTGCCCATGGGTGGGCAACTGCGTGGGCAGGCGCAACTACCGCCACTTCTACCTGTTCGTGGTGTCGCTGGCCTTCCTCGCCGTGTTCGTGCTGGCGTGCGCCGCGGCGCACCTGGCGCTGCTGGCGCGCGGCGCGGGGCTGGCGGCCGCGCTGCGCGCCTCGCCCGCGTCCGCGCTGGCCGCCGCCGTGTGCTTCCTGGCCGTGTGGTCCGTGCTGGGGCTGGCCGGCTTCCACACCTACCTCGCGTCCACCGACCAGACCACCAACGAGGAC ATCAAGGGCGCGTTCTCGTCGCGGCGCGGCGCCACCAGCCCCAACCCCTACTCGCGCGGCAACGCGTGCGCCAACTGCTGGCACGTGCTGTGCGGCCCGCTGGCGCCCAGCCTCATCGACCG GCGCGGCCTGGTGGCGGCCGACGAGCTGCCGCCGCGCTTCGCGCAGGCGCTGTGCGCGCAGCCGCCGCCGCAGCCGCCCCCGCCGCCCCCGCCGCCCGCGCTGCACGCCTACATGAACCACAGCCTCGACCTCGACCCCGTGCCGCTGCACG AGGTGTGCCTGGCGTCGCGCGCGGCGGTGGCGCCCCCCGCGCCGCGCGCTGCGGCGACGCGCGGCGCGCTGTCGGCGTCGCGCCTGCGCCTGCTGCACGAGTCCACCATGATCGACGCCGCGCTCGACCTGGACGAGCCCGACctgccgccgccgcgcccgcacccgcccgcacacccgcccgcACGCGCGCTCTGA